A region of Campylobacter sp. RM16189 DNA encodes the following proteins:
- a CDS encoding peptidylprolyl isomerase, with protein sequence MRNEELKVYDINKDELAKFKFAIIHTQKGDIKLELFGEEVPQTVTNFATLANDGFYDGLNFHRVIPNFVIQGGCPYGTGTGGPGWRIKCECVDQKSKHKRGSLSMAHAGRDTGGSQFFVCHSAQPHLDGVHTVFGQVVDDESLKTLDSIRAGDKIDSIEIKDNL encoded by the coding sequence ATGAGAAACGAAGAGCTAAAAGTTTACGATATAAACAAAGATGAGTTGGCGAAATTTAAATTTGCTATTATACATACGCAAAAAGGAGACATCAAGCTTGAGCTATTTGGGGAAGAGGTGCCACAAACAGTTACTAATTTTGCAACTTTAGCCAATGACGGCTTTTATGACGGTCTGAATTTCCACCGCGTAATCCCGAATTTTGTTATCCAAGGAGGATGCCCATACGGTACAGGCACGGGAGGTCCGGGCTGGAGAATAAAATGCGAATGTGTAGACCAAAAGAGTAAACATAAACGCGGTAGTCTCTCTATGGCTCATGCAGGACGCGATACCGGCGGAAGTCAATTTTTCGTATGCCATAGCGCACAGCCTCATCTTGATGGAGTTCATACTGTTTTTGGACAGGTCGTAGATGACGAAAGCCTAAAAACACTTGACTCTATAAGAGCTGGTGATAAAATAGACTCTATCGAGATAAAAGATAATTTATAA
- a CDS encoding fumarate reductase flavoprotein subunit, producing MNIKYCDALVIGGGLAGLRAAVAAGEKGLSTIVLSLIPVKRSHSAAAQGGMQASLGNSKMSEGDNEDVHFADTVKGSDWGCDQDVARMFCQTAPKAIRELAAWGVPWTRITKGERSAIINAQKTTIVEKDEVHGLIHSRDFGGTKKWRTCYTADATGHTMLFAVANEALKHNVAIEDRKEAIALIHENNRCYGAIVRDLVTGEIIAYVSKGTLIATGGYGRVYKHTTNAVVCEGIGAAIALETGVAKLGNMEAVQFHPTPIVPSGILLTEGCRGDGGILRDVDGYRFMPDYEPEKKELASRDVVSRRIMEHIRAGKGVKSPYGEHVWLDISILGREHIEKNLRDVQEICQIFNGIDPADEGPKGWAPILPMQHYSMGGIKTNPRGESPTLAGLFSAGEAACWDMHGFNRLGGNSVSETVVAGMIVGDYFADYCATHDIEIRTENIYKFVQGQIDYMNSLLKKEGKFNVFEIKNRMKDVMWEHVAIFRTGEGLEKAVKELEELYKQSLDVKVANKNLFGNPELEEAYRVPKMLKLSLCIAYGALLRTESRGAHYREDYTKRDDLNWLNRTITSWKEGDTMPTVEYEPLDIMKMEIPPAFRGYGAKGNIIEHPDSAIRQAQVDEIRAKMEAEGKGRYEIQNALMPYELQPKYKAPNERAGIGYE from the coding sequence ATGAATATAAAATATTGTGATGCATTAGTTATCGGCGGAGGACTTGCCGGACTTAGAGCTGCTGTTGCAGCCGGTGAAAAAGGTCTTAGTACTATAGTTTTAAGTCTTATCCCAGTTAAACGTTCTCACTCAGCTGCCGCACAAGGTGGTATGCAAGCAAGTCTTGGAAACTCAAAGATGAGCGAGGGTGATAATGAGGATGTGCACTTTGCGGATACCGTAAAAGGAAGCGACTGGGGATGCGATCAAGATGTAGCTAGAATGTTTTGTCAAACAGCTCCAAAAGCTATTCGTGAGCTTGCCGCTTGGGGTGTACCTTGGACTAGAATTACTAAAGGTGAAAGAAGCGCTATTATCAATGCTCAAAAAACAACGATAGTAGAAAAAGATGAGGTTCATGGACTAATTCACTCTCGTGACTTCGGCGGTACGAAAAAATGGAGAACTTGCTATACAGCTGACGCCACAGGTCACACTATGCTATTTGCCGTAGCAAATGAGGCTTTAAAACACAATGTTGCTATTGAAGATAGAAAAGAGGCTATAGCCTTAATTCATGAGAATAACCGTTGTTATGGAGCTATAGTTAGAGATTTAGTAACAGGTGAAATTATAGCTTACGTTTCAAAAGGCACTTTGATAGCCACAGGTGGATACGGAAGAGTATATAAACATACTACAAACGCTGTTGTTTGTGAGGGTATAGGAGCTGCGATAGCACTTGAAACAGGTGTGGCAAAACTTGGAAATATGGAAGCGGTTCAATTTCACCCAACTCCGATTGTTCCAAGCGGAATCTTGCTAACAGAAGGATGTCGTGGTGACGGTGGAATTTTACGTGACGTGGACGGATATCGCTTTATGCCTGATTATGAGCCTGAGAAAAAAGAGCTTGCTAGCCGTGACGTCGTAAGTCGCCGTATTATGGAGCATATTCGTGCAGGAAAAGGCGTAAAGAGTCCTTATGGAGAGCATGTATGGCTAGATATTAGTATACTTGGACGCGAACATATAGAAAAAAACCTACGTGATGTTCAAGAAATTTGCCAAATTTTCAACGGAATAGATCCTGCTGACGAGGGTCCAAAAGGTTGGGCGCCAATTCTTCCTATGCAGCACTACTCAATGGGTGGAATTAAGACAAATCCTAGAGGTGAGAGCCCTACTTTGGCTGGATTATTTAGTGCAGGAGAGGCTGCTTGTTGGGATATGCACGGATTTAACCGTCTTGGTGGAAACTCCGTATCAGAGACAGTTGTGGCAGGTATGATTGTGGGTGATTATTTTGCAGATTATTGTGCGACTCACGATATAGAGATTAGAACTGAAAATATCTACAAATTTGTTCAAGGTCAGATAGATTATATGAATAGCCTTCTTAAAAAAGAGGGTAAATTTAACGTATTTGAGATAAAAAACAGAATGAAAGATGTTATGTGGGAACACGTAGCTATATTTAGAACGGGCGAGGGGCTTGAAAAGGCCGTAAAAGAGCTTGAGGAGCTTTATAAGCAATCTCTTGACGTTAAAGTAGCTAATAAAAATCTATTTGGAAATCCTGAACTAGAAGAAGCTTACAGAGTACCAAAAATGCTAAAACTATCGCTTTGTATAGCTTATGGTGCGCTTCTTAGAACAGAGAGCCGTGGCGCTCACTATAGAGAAGATTATACAAAAAGAGATGACTTAAATTGGCTAAATAGAACTATAACAAGCTGGAAAGAGGGCGATACAATGCCTACTGTAGAGTATGAACCACTTGATATTATGAAGATGGAGATTCCGCCAGCCTTTAGAGGATATGGAGCTAAAGGAAATATTATAGAGCACCCTGACAGTGCTATCCGCCAAGCACAGGTTGATGAGATCCGTGCTAAGATGGAGGCTGAAGGTAAGGGTAGATATGAGATTCAAAATGCGCTTATGCCTTATGAGCTACAACCAAAATATAAAGCGCCAAATGAAAGAGCAGGTATAGGATATGAGTAG
- a CDS encoding heavy-metal-associated domain-containing protein — protein sequence MAKFKVANINCENCANTIKRSLEDEFGKIDVDLSVEPRVVSLDIEDKDIERFKSELDEIGFKVIEQI from the coding sequence ATGGCAAAATTTAAAGTTGCAAATATTAATTGTGAAAATTGTGCAAATACTATTAAAAGGTCGCTTGAGGATGAGTTTGGTAAAATAGACGTAGATCTAAGCGTAGAGCCTCGTGTAGTAAGCCTAGATATAGAAGATAAGGATATTGAAAGGTTTAAATCCGAACTTGATGAGATCGGATTTAAAGTAATCGAGCAAATTTAA
- a CDS encoding YebC/PmpR family DNA-binding transcriptional regulator translates to MGRAFEYRRASKEARWDKMSKVFPKLAKAITVAAKEGGSDPDMNPKLRSAIAAAKNENMPKDNIDAAIKRANGKDSADIKTISYDGKAAHGVQIIVECATDNPTRTVANVKAIFSKNGGEILPSGSLGFMFTRKSVFELEKPNLELDEIELELIDFGLTELEEEDGILYIYGDYTSFGTLHDGIEKLGLEAKKSSLQYIANSPINLSEEQMEEIEKLLDKLEDDDDVQAVYTNIE, encoded by the coding sequence ATGGGAAGAGCATTTGAATATAGGCGAGCGTCCAAAGAAGCGCGCTGGGATAAGATGAGCAAGGTATTTCCAAAGCTTGCAAAAGCGATTACAGTAGCAGCCAAAGAGGGCGGATCAGACCCCGATATGAATCCAAAGCTTCGCTCGGCGATAGCTGCCGCAAAAAATGAAAATATGCCAAAAGATAATATCGATGCGGCTATAAAGCGCGCAAACGGCAAAGATAGTGCAGATATAAAAACCATATCTTATGACGGCAAGGCAGCTCATGGAGTGCAAATCATAGTGGAGTGCGCTACCGATAATCCTACGAGAACAGTGGCCAATGTAAAAGCTATTTTTAGTAAAAATGGAGGAGAAATTTTACCAAGCGGAAGCCTGGGCTTTATGTTTACGAGAAAGAGCGTTTTCGAGCTTGAAAAGCCAAATTTGGAGCTTGATGAGATTGAACTTGAATTAATAGACTTTGGACTAACCGAGCTTGAAGAAGAAGACGGAATTTTATATATTTATGGCGACTACACAAGCTTTGGTACACTTCACGATGGCATAGAAAAACTCGGACTTGAGGCCAAAAAATCAAGCCTGCAATACATTGCAAATTCTCCTATAAATTTAAGCGAAGAGCAGATGGAAGAGATAGAAAAGCTGCTTGATAAGTTAGAAGACGACGATGACGTTCAAGCCGTATATACAAATATTGAATAA
- the lgt gene encoding prolipoprotein diacylglyceryl transferase, protein MSWWNNIYNNFDPVAFKIFGLSVHWYGIMYVLALILALGVAKLIVKFDKMNISDSLLDNYFFWVEIGVILGARIGYIVIYDPNTFYYLTHPWQIFNPFYNGEFIGIRGMSYHGAVIGFLIATIAFCRKYKQNTLALLDLCALSIPLGYFFGRIGNFLNQELVGRATDVPWGIYVAGILRHPSQIYEALLEGIIIFIILFFYRKFKKFDGELIAMYAIFYTLARFICEFYREPDFGIGFVFLNFSMGQILSFIMFLCGIFIFFFLKKNYTK, encoded by the coding sequence ATGAGTTGGTGGAACAACATCTATAATAATTTTGATCCGGTAGCCTTTAAAATATTTGGACTTAGCGTTCATTGGTATGGGATTATGTATGTTTTAGCCCTTATTCTTGCGCTTGGAGTGGCTAAATTGATAGTAAAATTTGATAAGATGAATATATCGGATTCTCTACTTGATAACTACTTTTTCTGGGTTGAAATTGGAGTAATTTTAGGCGCAAGAATCGGCTATATAGTCATTTATGATCCAAATACCTTTTATTATCTAACTCATCCTTGGCAAATTTTTAATCCTTTTTATAACGGAGAATTTATAGGAATTAGAGGTATGAGCTATCATGGTGCGGTTATTGGATTTTTGATAGCGACGATCGCTTTTTGCAGGAAGTATAAACAAAATACACTTGCACTCCTTGATCTTTGCGCTCTTTCTATTCCGCTCGGATATTTTTTCGGTCGTATTGGGAATTTCTTAAATCAAGAGCTTGTCGGTCGTGCTACGGATGTTCCTTGGGGAATTTATGTCGCAGGTATACTTAGACACCCATCTCAAATTTATGAAGCATTACTAGAAGGCATAATCATTTTTATTATATTATTTTTTTATAGAAAGTTTAAGAAATTCGATGGAGAGCTTATAGCTATGTATGCCATATTTTATACTTTAGCAAGGTTTATATGCGAGTTTTATAGAGAACCTGACTTTGGAATAGGTTTTGTATTTTTAAATTTTTCAATGGGACAGATATTATCATTTATAATGTTTTTGTGCGGAATTTTTATATTTTTCTTTTTAAAAAAAAATTATACTAAATAA
- a CDS encoding heavy metal translocating P-type ATPase produces the protein MQKNLKLNIAGMTCVNCSNAIERAVKKMDGIVEAKVNFANATGEFIVQDESIRPKIEEKIKKLGYEIAKDLGEFEKKRAAHIKNLRNNFISATIFSAIIMWLEMSGSMSEPKAFIMLFLALITLAVCGKDFFIHAIGALKNRNFDMNVLVALGTSMAFLYSVFVFLAPNLIPENMRHMYVSGSAMIITFVLLGKYLEERSKAKAGDYLKSLMDMSPKVALVLKPDGQAVETEVANLKIGDIVVVKTGYNIPCDGVIINGGAEIDTSMLTGESLPVYKKMGDEVNAGTVNTNGYLNIKVTKLSSQTLLAQILNLLSDASTKKMPISRFADRVANIFVPTVIVISFVTFLVWIAFTGNATQGVLSAICVLIISCPCALGLATPIAIISSLSLGAKNGILVKNPEVIEIIHTAKYAIFDKTGTLTHGKISVNFTDIDEENLAPIAAIEAKSSHPISKAIVEYAASLDIKILGNESGFENIAGRGVRSLDENQIIVGNEEFLKEFKVEIPNEEKEKILKAQNDGNGVVLASIKGKYVGFISLSDTLKESAKEVIDELKSRDITPVMLTGDNVFTAKNIAGKLGIEQVFAGVMPNEKFEIIQRLQKEAKVIFVGDGINDSPSLKQADVGIAMSSGADIAKDAGDIVLIKNDLKSVLQSINLAKHTMKTIKENLFWAFIYNLIFIPVAAGVLYPVFGLVLTPVYGAVAMSFSSVTVVLNSIRLRFKKI, from the coding sequence ATGCAGAAAAATCTCAAATTAAATATCGCAGGCATGACCTGTGTAAACTGCTCGAATGCTATTGAACGAGCTGTAAAAAAGATGGATGGAATAGTAGAGGCTAAAGTAAATTTCGCTAATGCTACGGGCGAATTTATAGTGCAAGATGAGAGTATTCGTCCCAAAATAGAAGAAAAGATAAAAAAACTTGGCTATGAAATCGCTAAAGATCTTGGAGAGTTCGAGAAAAAACGAGCCGCTCATATAAAAAATTTGAGAAATAACTTTATCTCAGCCACTATTTTTAGCGCGATAATAATGTGGCTTGAGATGAGCGGAAGCATGAGTGAGCCAAAAGCCTTTATAATGCTGTTTTTGGCATTGATCACTCTTGCCGTATGCGGAAAAGATTTCTTTATACACGCCATTGGAGCACTTAAAAACAGAAATTTCGATATGAATGTGCTCGTTGCACTTGGCACCTCGATGGCATTTTTATATTCGGTATTCGTATTTTTAGCTCCTAACCTTATACCTGAAAATATGCGTCATATGTATGTTTCGGGTTCAGCTATGATAATAACTTTCGTTCTTCTTGGGAAGTATCTTGAGGAGCGCTCTAAAGCTAAGGCCGGCGACTATCTAAAAAGCTTGATGGATATGTCGCCAAAGGTTGCCTTGGTGCTTAAACCAGACGGTCAAGCTGTAGAAACCGAAGTGGCAAATCTTAAAATAGGGGATATAGTAGTCGTAAAAACGGGCTACAATATTCCTTGCGATGGTGTTATTATAAATGGCGGAGCAGAGATAGATACCTCTATGCTTACCGGCGAGAGTCTGCCCGTATATAAAAAGATGGGCGATGAGGTAAATGCAGGCACTGTAAATACCAATGGATATCTTAATATAAAGGTTACTAAACTTTCAAGTCAAACTTTGCTGGCTCAAATTTTAAACTTATTAAGCGATGCTAGTACTAAAAAGATGCCTATTAGTCGCTTTGCCGATAGGGTGGCTAATATATTTGTGCCAACCGTGATAGTTATATCCTTTGTTACTTTCTTGGTTTGGATTGCTTTCACCGGAAATGCTACTCAGGGAGTATTAAGTGCGATTTGTGTGCTTATAATCTCTTGTCCTTGCGCATTAGGGCTTGCTACTCCTATAGCTATTATCTCATCACTTTCGCTTGGTGCTAAAAATGGAATTTTGGTCAAAAATCCCGAAGTCATAGAGATCATTCACACTGCTAAATATGCTATTTTTGATAAGACCGGAACCCTGACTCATGGTAAAATTTCTGTAAATTTTACAGACATAGATGAAGAAAATTTAGCCCCAATCGCAGCCATAGAGGCAAAAAGTTCACATCCTATATCAAAAGCTATTGTAGAGTATGCAGCAAGTCTTGATATTAAAATTTTAGGAAACGAGAGCGGGTTTGAAAATATTGCAGGAAGAGGGGTGAGAAGTCTCGATGAAAATCAGATAATAGTAGGAAATGAGGAGTTTTTAAAAGAATTTAAAGTAGAAATTCCAAATGAGGAGAAGGAAAAAATCTTAAAAGCTCAAAATGATGGAAATGGGGTGGTTTTAGCTTCTATTAAAGGTAAATATGTAGGTTTTATAAGCCTTAGTGATACTTTAAAAGAGAGTGCAAAAGAGGTAATAGATGAGCTAAAATCAAGGGATATAACTCCGGTAATGCTAACAGGAGATAATGTATTTACGGCTAAAAATATCGCTGGTAAGCTTGGGATAGAGCAGGTTTTTGCCGGGGTAATGCCTAATGAAAAATTTGAAATCATACAAAGGCTTCAAAAAGAAGCCAAAGTTATTTTTGTAGGAGATGGCATAAACGATTCTCCGTCTTTAAAGCAAGCCGATGTCGGTATAGCTATGAGTAGCGGAGCTGATATCGCAAAGGACGCCGGCGATATAGTTCTAATTAAAAATGATCTAAAAAGCGTATTGCAGTCTATAAATTTAGCTAAGCATACGATGAAAACGATAAAAGAGAATTTGTTTTGGGCATTTATATATAACCTCATATTTATTCCTGTAGCAGCAGGAGTTTTATATCCTGTATTTGGACTTGTTTTAACTCCTGTTTATGGCGCAGTTGCGATGAGTTTTAGTTCGGTTACTGTAGTTTTAAATTCAATAAGATTAAGATTTAAAAAAATATAA
- a CDS encoding GNAT family N-acetyltransferase yields the protein MITRADKKDSKRCIELLNLAMEDIAFCLSGTTSRAKSNEILTSFFNQDINRLSYNNIYIYRDNDQILGAVCAYFGGDLKSLDEPIINHLRLKEPSANVEAECFEDEFYIDSIAVDEKFRGRGIAKELIKFIFEIANQRGIKKVSLIVDEEKIKTKEFYEKFGFKENCIKIINSHKYYHMIKEL from the coding sequence ATGATAACAAGAGCTGATAAAAAAGATTCTAAACGCTGCATAGAGTTGCTAAATTTAGCCATGGAGGATATCGCTTTTTGTCTTAGTGGCACTACAAGCAGGGCTAAGAGTAATGAAATTTTAACCTCATTTTTTAATCAAGATATAAATAGATTAAGTTATAACAATATATATATTTATAGGGATAACGATCAGATATTAGGAGCTGTTTGCGCATATTTTGGCGGAGATTTAAAGAGTCTTGATGAACCTATAATAAATCATTTAAGATTAAAAGAACCAAGCGCCAATGTTGAAGCTGAGTGCTTTGAAGATGAATTTTACATAGATAGCATAGCTGTCGATGAGAAATTTAGAGGTCGCGGCATAGCTAAAGAGCTGATAAAATTTATATTTGAAATAGCGAACCAAAGAGGCATTAAAAAAGTCTCCTTGATAGTAGATGAAGAAAAAATAAAAACGAAAGAATTTTATGAAAAATTTGGTTTTAAGGAAAATTGTATCAAAATTATCAATTCTCATAAATATTACCATATGATAAAGGAGCTGTAA
- a CDS encoding fumarate reductase cytochrome b subunit yields the protein MSGLIEGFLGTQADCKKSRCTAVWDRWQSITGFILACFILCHMVFTSTILLGKDAFNAVVGFAEAKFLFGEATWWITNVIAAVIFVVFIAHAFLAMRKFPANFRQYLMFIGHKKRMKHLDTTLWWFQFLTGFALFFAASGHLVDIVFGGHITADSSAANFARLEIFYLALLVFMVVHAGVGMYRLYVKWVSIEGASRQEMLAKRNKARTIIFAVFGGLALIALIADFVWIGLSH from the coding sequence ATGAGTGGGCTTATAGAAGGGTTTCTGGGGACACAGGCTGACTGTAAAAAGAGTCGCTGTACTGCGGTCTGGGACAGGTGGCAAAGTATAACAGGATTTATTCTGGCCTGTTTTATACTATGTCATATGGTATTTACTTCAACCATTTTACTTGGTAAGGATGCATTCAATGCCGTAGTTGGCTTTGCGGAAGCAAAATTTTTGTTTGGCGAAGCTACTTGGTGGATTACAAACGTAATAGCCGCTGTAATTTTTGTTGTCTTTATCGCTCATGCGTTTTTGGCTATGAGAAAATTCCCTGCCAATTTTAGACAATATTTGATGTTTATAGGACACAAAAAACGCATGAAACACCTTGATACTACTCTATGGTGGTTTCAGTTTTTAACAGGATTTGCACTCTTTTTTGCTGCAAGCGGGCACTTAGTTGATATAGTTTTTGGTGGACATATTACCGCTGATAGCTCTGCTGCCAATTTTGCTAGATTGGAAATTTTTTATCTTGCATTGCTTGTATTTATGGTAGTTCACGCAGGTGTAGGAATGTATAGATTGTATGTTAAATGGGTAAGTATTGAAGGAGCTAGCAGACAGGAGATGTTAGCAAAAAGAAATAAGGCCAGAACTATAATTTTTGCTGTTTTTGGCGGGCTCGCTTTAATCGCATTAATTGCCGATTTCGTCTGGATCGGCCTTAGTCATTAA